The following are encoded in a window of Kitasatospora sp. NBC_01250 genomic DNA:
- a CDS encoding ABC-F family ATP-binding cassette domain-containing protein, whose product MAVNLATIESVTKVYGTRALLDGVSLGVSEGDRIGVVGRNGDGKTTLVRMLAKLEEPDTGRITHSGGLQMAVLTQHDSLDPKATIRHEVIADRADHEWLGDGRIRDIIQGLFGGLDLPGFANGLDTVIGPLSGGERRRIALAKLLLGEPDLIVLDEPTNHLDVEGIAWLAQHLQNRRSALVCVTHDRWFLDQVCTRMWDVQRGEVREYEGGYSDYVFARAERSRIEATEEQKRQNLARKELAWLRRGAPARTSKPRYRIEAANALIADVPEPRDKSELMKFANARLGRTVFELEDITVKAGDKLLLEHLTWNLGPGDRIGLLGVNGAGKTSLLRAMQAAYATQGDVQPASGVIKVGKTVRLAYLSQEVAELDPATRVLQAVEQVRSRVDLGKGREMSAGQLCEQFGFGKDKQWTPVGDLSGGERRRLQLLRLLMDEPNVLFLDEPTNDLDIETLNQLEDVLDGWPGSMIVISHDRFFIERTTDTVQALLGDRRMRMLPNGVDEYLERRAAVVAAAAPAIAVAPAKPVGDTRAAKKELQRIERQIAKLDKEESKLHGQMAEHAADFSKIAELDAKLRKVREEKEELELSWLELAEDAS is encoded by the coding sequence GTGGCCGTCAACCTCGCCACCATCGAGTCCGTCACGAAGGTCTACGGCACCCGGGCCCTTCTCGACGGGGTCAGCCTCGGCGTCAGCGAGGGGGACCGGATCGGCGTCGTCGGGCGCAACGGCGACGGCAAGACCACGCTGGTCCGGATGCTCGCCAAGCTCGAGGAGCCGGACACCGGCCGGATCACCCACTCCGGCGGGCTGCAGATGGCGGTGCTCACGCAGCACGACTCGCTCGACCCGAAGGCCACCATCCGGCACGAGGTGATCGCCGACCGGGCCGACCACGAGTGGCTCGGTGACGGCCGGATCCGCGACATCATCCAGGGCCTGTTCGGCGGTCTGGACCTGCCCGGCTTCGCGAACGGCCTGGACACCGTGATCGGCCCGCTCTCCGGTGGCGAGCGCCGCCGGATCGCGCTGGCCAAGCTGCTGCTCGGCGAGCCCGACCTGATCGTGCTCGACGAGCCCACCAACCACCTGGACGTCGAGGGCATCGCCTGGCTCGCCCAGCACCTGCAGAACCGCCGCTCGGCGCTGGTCTGCGTGACCCACGACCGGTGGTTCCTGGACCAGGTCTGCACCCGGATGTGGGACGTGCAGCGCGGCGAGGTGCGCGAGTACGAGGGCGGCTACTCCGACTACGTCTTCGCGCGCGCCGAGCGCTCGCGGATCGAGGCGACCGAGGAGCAGAAGCGGCAGAACCTGGCCCGCAAGGAGCTGGCCTGGCTGCGCCGCGGCGCCCCCGCCCGGACCTCCAAGCCGCGCTACCGGATCGAGGCGGCCAACGCGCTGATCGCCGACGTGCCGGAGCCGCGCGACAAGAGCGAGCTGATGAAGTTCGCCAACGCGCGACTGGGCCGCACCGTCTTCGAGCTGGAGGACATCACCGTCAAGGCCGGTGACAAGCTGCTGCTGGAGCACCTGACCTGGAACCTCGGCCCCGGTGACCGGATCGGCCTGCTCGGCGTCAACGGCGCCGGCAAGACCTCGCTGCTGCGCGCCATGCAGGCGGCCTACGCCACGCAGGGCGACGTGCAGCCGGCGTCCGGCGTGATCAAGGTCGGCAAGACGGTGCGGCTGGCCTACCTCTCCCAGGAGGTCGCCGAGCTCGACCCCGCCACCCGGGTGCTGCAGGCCGTCGAGCAGGTGCGCTCGCGCGTGGACCTCGGCAAGGGCCGCGAGATGAGCGCCGGTCAGCTCTGCGAGCAGTTCGGCTTCGGCAAGGACAAGCAGTGGACGCCGGTCGGCGACCTGTCCGGTGGCGAGCGGCGCCGGCTGCAGCTGCTGCGGCTGCTGATGGACGAGCCCAACGTGCTCTTCCTGGACGAGCCCACCAACGACCTGGACATCGAGACGCTCAACCAGCTGGAGGACGTGCTCGACGGCTGGCCCGGCTCGATGATCGTGATCAGCCACGACCGCTTCTTCATCGAGCGCACCACCGACACCGTGCAGGCGCTGCTCGGCGACCGCCGGATGCGGATGCTGCCGAACGGCGTGGACGAGTACCTGGAGCGCCGCGCCGCCGTGGTGGCCGCCGCCGCGCCGGCCATCGCCGTGGCGCCCGCGAAGCCGGTGGGCGACACCCGGGCCGCGAAGAAGGAGCTGCAGCGGATCGAGCGTCAGATCGCGAAGCTCGACAAGGAGGAGAGCAAGCTGCACGGTCAGATGGCCGAGCACGCCGCCGACTTCAGCAAGATCGCCGAGCTGGACGCGAAGCTGCGCAAGGTGCGCGAGGAGAAGGAGGAGCTGGAGCTGAGCTGGCTGGAGCTGGCCGAGGACGCCTCCTGA
- a CDS encoding TatD family hydrolase, with amino-acid sequence MAAKDDRTTPPPPPAPLAVAVADSHTHLDMQSGSPAEALAKAAAVGVTTVVQVGCDLPGSRWAAELAAEFEQVHAAVALHPNEAPRLVLGTPLPGEEGDGWSGQRRTPGGSAALEEALAEIDRLAALPQVRAVGETGLDYFRTGPEGVDIQKESFRRHIEIAKRHGKALVIHDRDAHQDVIEVLLAEGAPERTVFHCYSGDAEMAKVCAEHGWYLSFAGPVTFKANQPLRDALAVTPLERVLVETDAPFLTPHPYRGRPNAPYLIPVTVRSMAQTLGLTEEELSSAIAANTARAFGY; translated from the coding sequence ATGGCTGCCAAGGACGACCGCACCACCCCGCCCCCGCCGCCCGCACCGCTGGCGGTCGCGGTGGCCGACTCGCACACCCACCTGGACATGCAGTCCGGCAGCCCGGCCGAGGCGCTGGCCAAGGCCGCCGCAGTGGGCGTGACCACCGTGGTGCAGGTCGGCTGCGACCTGCCGGGCTCGCGCTGGGCCGCCGAACTCGCCGCCGAGTTCGAGCAGGTGCACGCGGCAGTCGCGCTGCACCCCAACGAGGCGCCCCGGCTGGTCCTCGGCACGCCTCTGCCCGGAGAGGAGGGCGACGGGTGGTCGGGACAGCGGCGCACCCCGGGCGGGTCGGCGGCGCTGGAGGAGGCGCTCGCCGAGATCGACCGGCTGGCCGCGCTCCCGCAGGTGCGCGCGGTCGGCGAGACCGGCCTCGACTACTTCCGCACCGGCCCCGAGGGCGTGGACATCCAGAAGGAGTCCTTCCGGCGCCACATCGAGATCGCCAAGCGGCACGGCAAGGCCCTGGTGATCCACGACCGGGACGCCCACCAGGACGTCATCGAGGTGCTGCTGGCCGAGGGCGCCCCGGAGCGGACCGTCTTCCACTGCTACTCGGGCGACGCCGAGATGGCCAAGGTCTGCGCCGAGCACGGCTGGTACCTCTCCTTCGCCGGCCCGGTCACCTTCAAGGCCAACCAGCCGCTGCGCGACGCGCTGGCCGTCACCCCGCTGGAGCGGGTGCTGGTGGAGACCGACGCGCCGTTCCTCACCCCGCACCCCTACCGCGGCAGGCCCAACGCGCCGTACCTGATCCCGGTCACGGTGCGCTCGATGGCCCAGACCCTGGGGCTGACCGAGGAGGAGCTGAGCAGCGCGATCGCGGCGAACACCGCGCGTGCCTTCGGTTACTGA
- a CDS encoding FUSC family protein: MSSSPAPRPPWWAHAARPTRPAVPWALMVRAAAGTALPLLVGLACGRLGFGVFAALGAMHATINDRVEPAWSRVQRIGSAVGASALGMVIGGALRHFDVPLPAAVAVLTLLGFASGALSATGPRGSGAGMLLLVSAALGDGMAPAHPWWAAGPLMLLGAALVLLLGLPYRPARPADDPRVQALASVYQALGELLAALGTPQGAPARRVLTARLNQLQDLLQNPLADLLPRPRSPRGQAGPRPQDSAELRRLHRAYEAALAASEAATGLLWAQRPVPPQVAALPGALARQLIAPAAATTPDTTPAGTPGTAATDTPQLPDWSPDTPARQALDAALRTAADAVAGRAGDPATAVRAAAAPPPDPWRLRARLLSRGSVRYGSRVALCVAVAELVTAGLPLDRAYWVPMTVAFVLKPDLGSVFLRAVSRAVGTVLGVALTAALLSLTTEPWLLAAVAALCVALLPYSAAAHYGLNTAVMTPMALVLVQLGGQSGVAEVGPRVLDTLLASLIVLVFGYLLWPERAPHRIEPRIVTATGTLRAYLLSVTGPAEPTGPTGPTAPTAPTAPTAPTPPPAKERAPSQVWLRRTAYRALADARQEVRYGLTEPPPAGRRAEAWLPATAALERLGGAVAAYAAQLRYGGRTNEPAEVARVLAALDRLAAAARAHRPPDGRTERPAGPHNPERSALAQAAGELEQLLG, encoded by the coding sequence ATGAGCAGCAGTCCAGCCCCACGACCGCCCTGGTGGGCCCACGCGGCCCGGCCGACCCGCCCCGCCGTCCCGTGGGCGCTGATGGTGCGGGCGGCGGCCGGGACGGCGCTGCCGCTCCTCGTGGGACTGGCCTGCGGGCGGCTGGGGTTCGGGGTGTTCGCGGCGCTGGGTGCGATGCACGCCACGATCAACGACCGGGTGGAGCCGGCCTGGTCGCGCGTCCAGCGGATCGGCTCGGCGGTCGGGGCCTCGGCGCTGGGCATGGTGATCGGCGGGGCACTGCGGCACTTCGACGTTCCGCTGCCGGCCGCGGTCGCGGTGCTGACGCTGCTGGGCTTCGCCTCCGGCGCGCTCAGCGCCACCGGGCCGCGCGGCTCGGGCGCGGGGATGCTGCTGCTGGTCTCGGCGGCGCTGGGCGACGGGATGGCCCCGGCCCACCCGTGGTGGGCGGCCGGACCGCTGATGCTGCTCGGCGCGGCCCTGGTGCTGCTGCTCGGACTGCCGTACCGCCCGGCCCGCCCTGCGGACGATCCCCGGGTCCAGGCCCTGGCCTCGGTGTACCAGGCACTCGGCGAGCTGCTGGCGGCGCTCGGCACACCGCAGGGGGCGCCGGCCCGACGGGTGCTGACGGCCCGTCTGAACCAGCTGCAGGACCTGCTGCAGAATCCGCTGGCCGACCTGCTGCCCCGCCCCCGCAGTCCCCGCGGCCAGGCCGGCCCCCGCCCGCAGGACTCCGCCGAGCTGCGCCGGCTGCACCGCGCGTACGAGGCGGCGCTGGCGGCGAGCGAGGCGGCGACCGGGCTGCTCTGGGCCCAGCGCCCGGTACCGCCGCAGGTCGCCGCCCTGCCGGGAGCCCTGGCCCGCCAACTCATTGCTCCCGCAGCCGCCACAACCCCCGACACCACACCCGCGGGCACCCCGGGGACCGCCGCCACCGACACGCCGCAGCTGCCCGACTGGTCCCCCGACACCCCGGCCCGTCAGGCCCTGGACGCCGCCCTGCGCACCGCCGCCGACGCGGTGGCCGGCCGGGCGGGCGACCCGGCGACCGCCGTCCGGGCCGCCGCCGCACCGCCGCCGGACCCGTGGCGGCTGCGGGCGCGCCTGCTGTCCCGGGGCTCGGTGCGGTACGGGAGCCGGGTGGCACTGTGCGTCGCGGTGGCCGAGCTGGTGACGGCAGGACTGCCGCTGGACCGCGCGTACTGGGTGCCGATGACGGTGGCGTTCGTGCTCAAGCCGGACCTCGGCTCGGTCTTCCTGCGCGCGGTCAGCCGCGCGGTCGGCACCGTGCTGGGGGTGGCGCTGACCGCGGCGCTGCTGTCGCTGACCACCGAGCCCTGGCTGCTGGCCGCGGTCGCCGCGCTCTGCGTGGCGCTGCTGCCCTACTCGGCGGCGGCGCACTACGGGCTGAACACCGCGGTGATGACGCCGATGGCGCTGGTGCTGGTGCAGTTGGGCGGCCAGAGCGGGGTGGCCGAGGTCGGGCCGCGGGTGCTGGACACGCTGCTGGCGAGCCTGATCGTGCTGGTCTTCGGCTACCTGCTGTGGCCCGAGCGGGCGCCGCACCGGATCGAGCCGCGGATCGTCACGGCCACCGGCACGCTGCGCGCCTACCTGCTCTCGGTGACCGGGCCCGCCGAGCCCACCGGACCGACCGGGCCCACCGCACCCACCGCACCGACCGCACCGACCGCACCCACCCCACCCCCCGCGAAGGAGCGCGCCCCCTCCCAGGTCTGGCTGCGCCGCACCGCCTACCGCGCACTGGCGGACGCCCGGCAGGAGGTGCGGTACGGGCTGACCGAGCCGCCGCCGGCCGGGCGCCGCGCGGAGGCCTGGCTGCCGGCCACGGCCGCGCTGGAGCGGCTCGGCGGCGCCGTGGCCGCCTACGCGGCACAGCTGCGCTACGGCGGCCGGACGAACGAACCGGCGGAGGTGGCCCGGGTCCTGGCCGCGCTGGACCGGCTGGCCGCAGCCGCCCGCGCGCACCGCCCGCCGGACGGCCGCACCGAGCGGCCGGCCGGCCCGCACAACCCCGAGCGCAGCGCACTCGCCCAAGCAGCCGGGGAGTTGGAGCAGCTACTCGGCTGA
- the rsmA gene encoding 16S rRNA (adenine(1518)-N(6)/adenine(1519)-N(6))-dimethyltransferase RsmA codes for MSTTDPTPDSHLLGASDIRELAATLGVRPTKQRGQNFVIDANTVRRIVRAGGVTPEDAVVEVGPGLGSLTLALLEVAAHVTAVEIDPLLAQHLPATVAARMPSAAGRFDLVLSDAMEVTELPGPAPTALVANLPYNVAVPVLLHMLATFPSIERTLVMVQSEVADRLAAKPGNKVYGVPSVKANWYAEVKRAGAIGRNVFWPAPNVDSGLVSLIRRQPPVTTASRTEVFAVVDAAFAQRRKTLRAALAGWAGSPAAAEQAIAAAGIDHTLRGEMLTVEQFAAIAEHKPKGPHQ; via the coding sequence GTGAGCACCACCGACCCCACCCCTGACAGTCACCTGCTCGGCGCCTCCGACATCCGGGAGCTGGCCGCCACGCTCGGGGTCCGCCCGACCAAGCAGCGCGGGCAGAACTTCGTGATCGACGCCAACACCGTGCGCCGGATCGTCCGGGCCGGCGGGGTGACCCCCGAGGACGCGGTGGTGGAGGTCGGGCCCGGGCTCGGTTCGCTCACCCTGGCGCTCCTCGAGGTGGCCGCGCACGTCACCGCCGTCGAGATCGACCCGCTGCTCGCCCAGCACCTGCCGGCCACCGTCGCCGCCCGGATGCCGTCCGCGGCCGGCCGCTTCGACCTGGTCCTCAGCGACGCGATGGAGGTCACCGAGCTGCCCGGCCCCGCGCCCACCGCGCTGGTGGCCAACCTGCCGTACAACGTCGCCGTCCCGGTGCTGCTGCACATGCTGGCCACCTTCCCCAGCATCGAGCGGACCCTGGTGATGGTGCAGTCCGAGGTGGCCGACCGGCTGGCCGCCAAGCCCGGCAACAAGGTCTACGGCGTGCCGTCGGTCAAGGCCAACTGGTACGCCGAGGTCAAGCGGGCCGGTGCGATCGGCCGCAACGTCTTCTGGCCGGCGCCCAACGTCGACTCCGGTCTGGTCTCGCTGATCCGCCGTCAGCCGCCGGTCACCACCGCCTCGCGCACCGAGGTCTTCGCGGTGGTGGACGCCGCCTTCGCCCAGCGCCGCAAGACGCTGCGGGCCGCGCTGGCCGGCTGGGCCGGCTCGCCGGCCGCCGCCGAGCAGGCGATCGCCGCCGCCGGCATCGACCACACCCTGCGCGGCGAGATGCTCACCGTCGAGCAGTTCGCCGCCATCGCCGAGCACAAGCCGAAGGGGCCCCACCAGTGA
- a CDS encoding 4-(cytidine 5'-diphospho)-2-C-methyl-D-erythritol kinase, producing MITVRVPAKVNVQLGVGGLRGDGFHDLANVFFAVALGDEVMARPGTGVTLTCTGPDAALVPLDESNLAARAARLLAAHHGIEPGVELHIAKAIPVAGGMAGGSADGAAALVACDALWGLDTPLPELLALAAELGSDVPFALLGGVALGRGRGELLEPLPVGGGFHWVFAVAEGGLSTPAVFRECDRLREAAGTGHTESEVPTPDADRALLAALAEGDPVALAAALTNDLQAAALSLRPALADCLAAGLAAGALGALVSGSGPTCAFLVKDAAAADSVAEALTASGTCRTAHPTHGPVPGARVITSADGASARP from the coding sequence GTGATCACCGTCCGGGTGCCTGCCAAGGTCAACGTCCAGCTCGGCGTCGGCGGTCTGCGCGGCGACGGCTTCCACGACCTGGCGAACGTCTTCTTCGCGGTGGCGCTCGGCGACGAGGTGATGGCCCGGCCCGGCACCGGGGTCACGCTGACCTGCACCGGCCCGGACGCCGCGCTGGTCCCGCTGGACGAGAGCAACCTGGCCGCCCGCGCCGCCCGCCTGCTGGCCGCGCACCACGGCATCGAGCCGGGCGTCGAGCTGCACATCGCCAAGGCCATCCCGGTGGCCGGCGGGATGGCCGGCGGCAGCGCCGACGGGGCGGCCGCGCTGGTCGCCTGCGATGCGCTGTGGGGCCTGGACACCCCGCTGCCCGAGCTGCTCGCGCTCGCCGCCGAGCTGGGCTCCGACGTGCCGTTCGCGCTGCTGGGCGGCGTCGCGCTGGGCCGCGGCCGGGGCGAGCTGCTGGAGCCGCTGCCGGTGGGCGGCGGCTTCCACTGGGTCTTCGCGGTGGCCGAGGGCGGCCTGTCCACGCCCGCCGTCTTCCGCGAGTGCGACCGGCTGCGCGAGGCCGCCGGCACCGGCCACACCGAGAGCGAGGTGCCCACCCCCGACGCCGACCGCGCGCTGCTGGCCGCGCTGGCCGAGGGCGATCCGGTGGCGCTGGCCGCCGCCCTGACCAACGACCTGCAGGCCGCCGCCCTCTCGCTGCGCCCCGCCCTCGCCGACTGCCTGGCCGCCGGCCTCGCGGCCGGTGCCCTCGGTGCCCTGGTCTCCGGCTCCGGCCCGACCTGCGCCTTCCTGGTCAAGGACGCCGCCGCGGCCGACAGCGTCGCCGAGGCCCTGACCGCCTCCGGCACCTGCCGCACCGCCCACCCCACCCACGGCCCGGTGCCGGGGGCCCGGGTGATCACCAGCGCCGACGGCGCGAGCGCGAGGCCCTAG